The following proteins are encoded in a genomic region of Syntrophotaleaceae bacterium:
- a CDS encoding Slp family lipoprotein: MNRIKNLPATLVLVTMAALAFGCSRHVFTDQALSTIDIPEGYHEFVRAPSQHVGQSVLLGGFVTDFAVAREGSTLKIKPYTLDSQGRPERVIEDGEEFLARTDRVLTPEDFGRGHMATLIATYRGLATEQNDDKIYRPMQFEIKDIVSWPRPPHYPYGYHYPYRIF, translated from the coding sequence ATGAACCGAATAAAAAATCTGCCAGCGACCTTGGTGCTTGTGACCATGGCTGCTCTGGCTTTCGGCTGCAGCCGCCATGTTTTTACGGATCAAGCCCTCTCCACCATAGATATCCCCGAAGGGTATCATGAGTTCGTTCGGGCCCCTTCCCAGCATGTCGGGCAATCGGTTCTTCTGGGAGGATTTGTCACCGATTTTGCCGTGGCTCGGGAAGGCTCCACTCTGAAGATAAAGCCTTATACCCTGGATAGCCAAGGGCGGCCCGAGCGGGTTATCGAAGATGGGGAGGAATTTTTGGCCAGGACAGACCGGGTTCTGACCCCCGAGGATTTTGGCAGAGGTCATATGGCGACCCTGATCGCCACCTATCGGGGACTGGCGACCGAGCAGAATGACGATAAGATTTATCGGCCGATGCAGTTCGAAATCAAGGATATTGTGTCCTGGCCGCGGCCGCCCCATTATCCCTACGGGTATCACTATCCGTATCGAATCTTTTGA
- the miaA gene encoding tRNA (adenosine(37)-N6)-dimethylallyltransferase MiaA, whose protein sequence is MACNLLVILGPTASGKTRLAVAAARLFDGEIISADSRQVFRGMDIGTGKDLAEYEEIPCHLIDIVEAGTEFSVFDFQERFITAFEDILSRGRLPVLAGGTGLYLDAALRRYRLVKVPENPILRAALSALDLASLRQRLLDLRPDQHNTTDMEDRSRLVRAIEIAEGEDKAEPLPLPAMEPLVFGVHWERPILRGRITDRLRRRMDEGLIEEVAALHQQGIPWEALEFYGLEYRFMAHHLQGRLTRNDMFQKLNSAIHQFAKRQETWFRRMERQGIEIHWLSGSGDPLAELLQIAKNKGLAPKGKP, encoded by the coding sequence ATGGCCTGCAATCTTCTCGTCATTCTTGGACCGACCGCTTCCGGAAAAACCCGGCTTGCCGTGGCCGCCGCCCGGCTGTTCGACGGAGAAATTATCTCGGCCGATTCCCGCCAGGTGTTCCGCGGCATGGATATCGGCACCGGCAAGGATCTCGCCGAATACGAAGAGATTCCCTGCCACCTGATCGACATCGTCGAGGCCGGAACCGAATTCAGCGTTTTCGACTTTCAGGAACGCTTCATCACCGCCTTCGAGGATATCCTTTCCCGCGGCCGACTGCCGGTGCTCGCCGGCGGCACCGGCCTTTACCTGGATGCGGCCCTGCGCCGCTATCGGCTGGTCAAAGTGCCGGAAAACCCGATTCTGCGTGCAGCACTCAGCGCCCTGGACCTGGCGTCCCTGCGCCAGCGCCTGCTGGACCTGCGCCCCGACCAGCACAACACCACCGATATGGAGGACCGCTCGCGCCTGGTGCGCGCCATCGAAATCGCCGAAGGGGAAGACAAAGCCGAGCCCCTTCCCTTGCCGGCCATGGAACCGCTGGTTTTCGGCGTCCACTGGGAGCGTCCGATCCTGCGCGGACGGATCACCGATCGACTTCGAAGGCGGATGGACGAAGGGCTGATTGAAGAGGTGGCCGCCCTTCACCAACAGGGCATCCCTTGGGAAGCCCTGGAATTTTACGGACTCGAATACCGCTTCATGGCCCATCACCTGCAGGGACGCCTGACCCGCAACGACATGTTCCAGAAACTGAACAGCGCCATCCACCAGTTTGCCAAAAGGCAGGAGACCTGGTTCCGCCGCATGGAGCGTCAGGGTATCGAGATTCACTGGCTGAGCGGAAGCGGCGATCCGCTGGCCGAGCTGCTGCAGATTGCCAAGAACAAGGGGTTGGCCCCGAAGGGAAAACCGTGA
- a CDS encoding UbiD family decarboxylase: MTPQSVTDLRDFLKLLEERGELRRIAVEVDPVEEIAAVTDRVCKTVGPRPALLFENVQGHDIPVATNLFGSLKRAAWAVGLEEPEELRSRFADELKKFDGGLASDWLFWSMAEEQWQPRRMAAGACQEVVLSDPDLGRLPALKSWPGDGGRFLTQPLVFTSDPKTGQSNCGMYRVRILDSRSAILHWLPGSGGARHYAAWQLLEKPMPVSIVLGGDPAAIFAAGVSLPEGVEELSLAGFLRGRSLETVTCLTNDLEVPARAEFVIEGVIYPGETSLEGGFGNHTGIYDHAKPAPVLRITSLSHRQNPLYPAIVTGPPPMESGYLAKLGEKLTLALLQYDFPDIVDINQPCDTIFHGATLLSSNRQTPAGFSELVHRLWAKGPLEKSKLLVVFDAETDVQDFKTCFWKAVNRFSAEKGILVDQGRLAIDATGLGDRPVVSGRSMLDLLAQRWREYGIDPA; this comes from the coding sequence ATGACTCCTCAAAGCGTAACGGATTTGCGGGACTTCTTGAAACTTCTCGAGGAACGGGGCGAGTTGCGGCGTATAGCCGTGGAAGTTGATCCGGTCGAGGAGATTGCAGCCGTGACCGATCGGGTCTGCAAAACTGTGGGCCCGCGACCGGCCCTGCTTTTCGAAAATGTGCAGGGCCATGACATTCCTGTGGCGACCAATCTTTTCGGATCCCTGAAGCGGGCCGCCTGGGCCGTCGGTCTGGAAGAGCCGGAAGAGCTGAGATCACGCTTTGCGGATGAATTGAAAAAGTTCGACGGAGGCCTGGCCAGCGACTGGCTTTTCTGGTCAATGGCCGAAGAGCAGTGGCAGCCGCGGCGAATGGCCGCAGGGGCCTGCCAGGAGGTGGTGCTCTCCGATCCCGATCTGGGCCGGTTGCCGGCACTGAAATCCTGGCCCGGTGATGGCGGCCGATTTCTGACCCAGCCGCTGGTTTTTACCAGCGATCCGAAAACCGGCCAGAGCAACTGCGGCATGTACCGGGTGCGGATTCTGGACAGCCGGAGCGCGATCCTGCACTGGCTGCCCGGATCGGGAGGAGCCCGTCACTATGCTGCATGGCAGCTGCTGGAAAAACCGATGCCGGTCTCCATCGTCCTGGGCGGGGATCCCGCCGCCATTTTTGCGGCCGGGGTTTCCCTGCCTGAAGGGGTCGAGGAGCTCTCCCTGGCCGGGTTCCTGCGTGGCCGGTCCCTGGAAACGGTCACCTGCCTGACCAATGATCTGGAGGTTCCGGCCAGGGCCGAGTTCGTCATCGAGGGGGTGATCTACCCCGGAGAGACCTCTCTTGAAGGGGGCTTCGGCAACCACACCGGAATTTACGATCATGCGAAGCCGGCTCCGGTTCTGCGGATCACGTCTCTCAGTCATCGGCAAAATCCGTTGTATCCCGCCATTGTCACCGGACCGCCGCCAATGGAAAGCGGTTACCTGGCCAAACTCGGCGAAAAACTCACCCTGGCCCTGCTGCAGTACGATTTTCCGGATATCGTCGATATCAATCAGCCCTGCGATACCATATTCCATGGCGCAACCCTGCTCTCATCAAACAGGCAGACCCCTGCGGGGTTTTCCGAACTGGTTCACAGGCTCTGGGCCAAAGGACCACTGGAAAAATCCAAGCTGCTGGTCGTCTTCGATGCCGAAACCGACGTGCAGGATTTCAAAACCTGTTTCTGGAAAGCGGTTAACAGGTTCAGTGCGGAAAAGGGAATACTTGTTGACCAGGGCCGTTTGGCCATCGACGCCACCGGCTTGGGAGACCGTCCCGTCGTTTCCGGAAGATCGATGCTGGACCTGCTTGCTCAAAGGTGGCGGGAATACGGAATCGATCCGGCCTGA
- a CDS encoding tetratricopeptide repeat protein, translating into MQCHQCQAPVSAQARFCDQCGSRLKSDSEGLHERALDQYHRGRIEEALALWDETVARCPDFSIGHYYRGMALYDRGDLVEAIAAFRQSLNGTEEPFRVLFKMGMAQYGLGDLTGSVDSFTRALKINPGSAETHYRLGLTHLRRSDLNEASAALNQAIRLNPKYTRALFILGMVYSQQGETDQAIDQFRRVVAASPAYTAALFELGMALYRELRLEAAAEAFSQAIEHSPRFAPARYMLGETRRRALDLEGAIAAYGEALEINPKDLDSWLRLAECQLQQGRLAEARHALDEAFAIQPKNPDVLSLHRLLEEQEKLPREKG; encoded by the coding sequence ATGCAGTGTCATCAATGCCAGGCACCAGTTTCCGCGCAGGCCCGATTCTGTGACCAGTGCGGCAGCCGTTTGAAGTCCGATAGCGAAGGGCTGCATGAACGGGCCCTGGACCAGTATCATCGGGGAAGGATCGAGGAGGCTCTGGCGTTGTGGGACGAGACAGTGGCGCGTTGTCCCGATTTCAGCATCGGCCATTACTATCGGGGGATGGCCCTGTACGATCGCGGGGATCTGGTGGAGGCCATAGCCGCTTTCCGACAGTCGCTGAACGGTACCGAGGAGCCTTTCAGAGTCCTGTTCAAGATGGGCATGGCCCAGTACGGCCTGGGGGATCTGACCGGCAGCGTCGACAGCTTTACCCGCGCATTGAAAATCAACCCCGGAAGCGCCGAAACTCACTACCGACTCGGTCTGACTCATCTTCGGCGTTCCGATCTGAATGAGGCCAGTGCGGCGCTCAATCAGGCCATCCGTCTCAATCCCAAATATACAAGGGCGCTGTTCATACTCGGCATGGTTTATTCCCAGCAGGGGGAGACAGATCAGGCCATCGACCAGTTTCGCCGCGTCGTGGCGGCCAGTCCGGCCTATACGGCGGCGCTTTTCGAACTCGGCATGGCCCTGTATCGGGAATTGCGTCTGGAGGCGGCCGCTGAGGCTTTCTCTCAGGCGATCGAGCACAGCCCCCGGTTCGCGCCCGCTCGCTATATGCTTGGCGAAACCCGGCGCCGGGCCCTTGACCTGGAAGGCGCCATCGCCGCCTATGGGGAGGCCCTCGAGATCAACCCGAAGGACCTGGACAGCTGGCTGCGGCTGGCCGAATGCCAACTTCAGCAGGGGCGGCTTGCCGAAGCGCGCCATGCCCTGGATGAGGCTTTTGCCATACAGCCGAAAAATCCGGACGTTCTCTCTCTGCATCGTTTGCTGGAAGAACAGGAAAAACTGCCGAGGGAAAAAGGCTGA
- the pcnB gene encoding polynucleotide adenylyltransferase PcnB, translating to MTIPDSDISFVAEHPLVVPRAEHPISRQQIDDRVLKVLYRLHRHGFQAYLVGGSVRDLLLGRQPKDFDVATDATPEQVKSLFRNCFLIGRRFRLAHIRFADNYVVEVATFRRQPHADELPENPEEHYLVVENVFGTPREDASRRDFTINGLFYNIADFSIIDYVGGLRDLREGRLKVIGDPLVRFTEDPVRMLRALEFSARLNFSLDETIREAIFLRAPLIAEAAPARIREELMELFRHQVAGPVLSRAQSKGLLPHLLAGFEGEPETFALLEWIDRRTAAGREIEEHFALAALFLARFRHACQIYEAETVGEAIRIANLLLIPHCGYFRIANAIRHQARELLIGFFRLERGRNRRGEQRFLAHPFTPISIELFSLWSDALGVNQDLAADWRQAMDKAASPAKEQKPRRRRPRRPRRKPRGKPEGKT from the coding sequence ATGACGATACCCGATTCAGATATTTCTTTTGTAGCCGAGCACCCCCTGGTCGTGCCCCGTGCCGAACATCCCATTTCCCGTCAGCAGATCGACGATCGCGTGCTCAAGGTTCTCTACCGGCTGCATCGCCACGGATTCCAGGCCTATCTGGTCGGGGGCAGTGTGCGTGATCTGCTGCTCGGCCGACAGCCCAAGGATTTCGACGTTGCCACCGATGCCACTCCCGAACAGGTCAAGAGCCTGTTTCGCAACTGCTTCCTGATCGGTCGGCGTTTCCGTCTGGCGCATATCCGGTTTGCCGATAATTATGTGGTGGAGGTCGCGACCTTTCGCCGCCAACCCCATGCGGACGAACTGCCGGAAAACCCCGAAGAACACTATCTGGTGGTTGAAAACGTTTTTGGTACTCCCCGGGAAGATGCTTCACGGCGCGATTTCACCATCAACGGCCTGTTCTACAATATTGCCGATTTCTCGATCATCGACTATGTGGGTGGTTTGAGGGATCTCCGGGAGGGCCGGCTGAAGGTCATCGGAGACCCGCTGGTGAGGTTTACCGAAGACCCGGTGCGCATGCTGCGGGCCCTGGAGTTTTCCGCGCGCCTGAATTTTTCTTTGGATGAGACGATACGGGAAGCGATCTTTCTGCGGGCACCCCTGATCGCCGAGGCCGCTCCGGCCCGCATCCGCGAAGAGCTGATGGAGCTGTTCCGGCATCAGGTAGCGGGACCGGTGCTCAGCAGGGCACAGTCCAAGGGGCTCCTGCCCCATCTTCTGGCCGGGTTCGAAGGGGAACCGGAAACTTTTGCGCTGCTCGAGTGGATCGATCGACGAACCGCGGCGGGCAGGGAGATCGAGGAGCATTTCGCTCTGGCGGCCCTTTTTCTGGCCAGGTTCCGTCATGCCTGTCAGATTTATGAAGCGGAAACCGTCGGTGAGGCAATCCGCATTGCCAATCTCCTGCTGATCCCCCATTGCGGTTATTTCCGCATTGCCAATGCCATTCGACACCAGGCCCGCGAACTTCTGATCGGGTTTTTCCGATTGGAACGAGGACGCAACCGGCGGGGCGAGCAACGCTTTCTGGCTCACCCCTTCACCCCCATCTCAATCGAGCTTTTCAGTCTATGGAGTGATGCACTGGGCGTTAATCAGGATCTGGCAGCTGACTGGCGCCAGGCCATGGACAAAGCCGCATCGCCGGCCAAGGAGCAGAAGCCGCGGCGCCGGCGGCCGCGCCGGCCCCGGCGTAAACCCCGAGGAAAACCGGAAGGCAAGACCTGA
- a CDS encoding hydantoinase B/oxoprolinase family protein, giving the protein MNPTVIDPIRLEVMKNRFTSLTEEMGAVLMRTGFSPNIKERRDFSCALFDANGEMIAQAAHIPVHLGSMPLSVAEAVRRGDLEPGDMILLNDPYRGGTHLPDMTLVTPVFFDGVNPAFFLANRAHHADVGGMSAGSLPLSSEIFQEGVRVPPVKIVRRGQIDRELLALVLANVRTPVEREGDLNAQIAANRVGERRLREIVEGYGLAATCRYSDALLLYGEKMMREVIAAIPDGRYRYQDVLDDDGAGSEPVPIRCELTICGSSAVVDFSGSALQVKGCLNAVRAITLSAVFYVFRLLAPEEMPGSAGAMRPISLKTRPGTVVDCTFPAAVAGGNVETSQRIVDVLLGALAQALPDRIPAASCGSMNNLTIGGNDPRHNRLFAYYETIAGGAGGGPAGNGASGIQTHMTNTLNTPVEALEHAYPMRVRRYALREGSGGMGRHGGGDGVIREIELCAEARITLISERRLRPPFGLAGGRPGRPGRNALIRAGECRELPGKITMEGRPGDRLIIETPGGGGWGLEENT; this is encoded by the coding sequence ATGAATCCAACAGTTATCGACCCCATCCGCCTGGAAGTGATGAAGAACCGCTTCACCTCCCTCACCGAGGAGATGGGCGCGGTCCTGATGCGTACCGGTTTTTCCCCCAATATCAAGGAGCGGCGGGATTTTTCCTGTGCCCTGTTTGACGCCAACGGCGAGATGATCGCCCAGGCGGCCCACATACCGGTTCATCTCGGCTCCATGCCCTTGTCCGTAGCGGAGGCGGTGCGGCGGGGTGACCTGGAGCCGGGGGACATGATTCTGCTCAACGATCCCTATCGTGGCGGTACCCACCTGCCGGACATGACCCTTGTGACGCCGGTCTTTTTCGATGGCGTCAACCCGGCTTTCTTTCTGGCCAATCGCGCCCATCATGCCGATGTCGGCGGCATGAGCGCGGGTTCGCTGCCCCTTTCCTCGGAAATTTTTCAGGAAGGGGTTCGCGTGCCGCCGGTCAAGATCGTGCGTCGGGGGCAGATTGACCGTGAACTTTTGGCGCTGGTTCTGGCCAACGTCCGCACTCCGGTGGAACGGGAAGGGGATCTCAATGCCCAGATAGCCGCCAATCGGGTCGGCGAGCGGCGCTTGCGGGAAATCGTGGAGGGGTATGGCCTGGCCGCAACCTGCCGCTATAGCGATGCCCTGCTCCTGTACGGCGAAAAAATGATGCGCGAGGTGATCGCTGCCATTCCCGACGGCCGCTATCGTTACCAGGACGTTCTCGATGACGATGGTGCCGGGTCGGAGCCGGTGCCGATTCGATGCGAGCTGACAATTTGCGGTTCCTCGGCCGTCGTCGATTTTTCCGGTAGCGCTCTTCAGGTGAAGGGCTGTCTCAACGCCGTGCGGGCCATTACCCTGTCGGCCGTCTTCTATGTCTTCCGCCTGCTGGCTCCCGAGGAGATGCCGGGCAGCGCCGGGGCCATGCGCCCCATTTCGCTGAAAACCCGACCGGGAACGGTGGTTGACTGCACTTTTCCTGCGGCAGTGGCGGGGGGCAACGTCGAGACCTCGCAACGGATCGTCGATGTGCTGCTCGGCGCCCTGGCGCAGGCCCTCCCGGACAGAATTCCCGCCGCCAGCTGCGGCAGTATGAACAATCTCACCATCGGCGGCAACGATCCCCGCCACAACCGGCTGTTCGCTTATTACGAGACAATTGCCGGCGGAGCCGGGGGAGGGCCGGCCGGGAATGGGGCGAGCGGCATTCAGACCCACATGACCAACACCCTCAATACGCCGGTGGAGGCCCTGGAGCATGCATATCCCATGAGGGTCCGGCGGTATGCCCTGCGGGAGGGTTCCGGCGGCATGGGGCGCCATGGCGGCGGCGACGGGGTGATCCGCGAGATCGAACTCTGCGCAGAGGCACGCATCACCCTGATCAGCGAGCGCCGCCTGCGGCCCCCCTTCGGCCTTGCAGGAGGTCGGCCTGGCAGGCCGGGGCGCAACGCCCTGATCAGAGCCGGCGAATGCCGGGAGCTGCCAGGCAAGATCACAATGGAAGGCCGCCCGGGCGACCGGCTGATCATCGAAACCCCGGGCGGCGGTGGATGGGGATTAGAGGAAAACACGTGA
- a CDS encoding IS1595 family transposase — translation MNVEELRRQFPDEESCRAFFESVIWPDGPICPHCHGDQAWKLRSPKTRAGLYECAECGKQFTVTTKTPFHGTKLSLWLWLQAMYSLIFSSKGASSVFIAKWLGISQKSAWKMLHALRTVMAVHQAALPKLQGIVELDEKYLGGKPRYRSGVKHKRGRGTQKSCIAVAVQRHGPVRATPVAGDSVSVLQPLIQRVVSDQAHLMSDELHAYRIIGRDFAAHDTVSHGQKEFARGLVHNNTAESYNALLERAKQGVYHWMSKGHLPLYISEAAWRWNQRVPVTKTIQRGKNRGRIQTVMKPLPLLEQFKALLRFAPSCQIRRTKNSGIRLLPGAIPLFGL, via the coding sequence ATGAATGTTGAAGAGTTACGGCGTCAGTTCCCGGATGAAGAAAGTTGCCGGGCATTCTTTGAATCCGTGATCTGGCCTGACGGACCTATTTGCCCCCATTGCCATGGGGATCAAGCCTGGAAGCTCCGCAGCCCCAAAACCCGGGCAGGTCTTTACGAATGTGCCGAATGCGGCAAGCAGTTTACGGTCACGACCAAGACGCCTTTCCACGGGACCAAGCTGAGCTTATGGCTGTGGTTGCAGGCGATGTATTCTTTGATCTTCTCCAGCAAAGGGGCCTCATCGGTATTTATTGCCAAGTGGCTGGGGATATCCCAGAAATCCGCCTGGAAGATGCTGCACGCGTTGCGTACGGTCATGGCCGTCCATCAAGCTGCTCTGCCTAAATTGCAGGGCATTGTCGAGTTGGATGAGAAATACTTGGGTGGCAAACCCCGTTATCGGTCAGGCGTCAAACATAAGCGCGGCCGTGGAACCCAAAAGAGCTGTATTGCTGTTGCGGTACAACGTCACGGGCCGGTGCGGGCCACACCTGTTGCCGGTGACAGTGTCTCTGTGCTGCAACCCCTCATCCAGAGAGTTGTCAGCGACCAGGCCCATCTGATGAGCGATGAACTCCATGCGTATCGCATCATCGGACGGGATTTTGCGGCCCATGATACCGTCAGCCATGGTCAGAAAGAATTTGCTCGTGGTCTCGTACACAACAACACCGCCGAGTCGTACAATGCTCTCTTGGAACGAGCCAAGCAGGGCGTTTACCACTGGATGAGCAAGGGCCATCTGCCTCTTTACATCTCTGAGGCGGCTTGGCGCTGGAACCAACGCGTCCCGGTGACAAAAACCATTCAACGCGGGAAAAACCGGGGCCGTATTCAAACGGTGATGAAGCCTTTGCCTCTCCTTGAGCAGTTCAAGGCGCTGTTACGGTTTGCCCCGAGTTGTCAGATCCGCAGAACCAAAAATTCCGGTATTCGCCTTCTTCCAGGGGCCATACCTTTGTTTGGGTTATAG
- a CDS encoding hydantoinase/oxoprolinase family protein gives MTQQPPLRLIGADTGGTFTDLVLVDGETVRTHKLPSTPDDPSRAVLQGLLHLLGQKGALVFHGSTVATNALLEGKGAEVALVITAGFRDLLQIGRQNRPDLYALHPRRRQVLVPSARVVEVQERVLADGTVELPLEEAEVARVVEQIRKTGCRSVALCLLHAYANGAHEMRLQQALETAGCQVSASHKVLPEYREFERASTTAVNAAVSPVMSRYLDKLLAGLEQRPLRIMQSNGGAIMAGTAGSEAVRTILSGPAGGMVGAFATARAAGCDRIITFDMGGTSTDVGLCDSDIPLTSETVIAGWPVKVPMIDIHTVGAGGGSIARIDAGGALRVGPESAGADPGPVCYGRGCEVTVTDANLYLGRLRADRFLGGRMPLDGESCRAALEKLAAEAGLVPRRLAEGIIEVAEAAMAGALRVVSVARGHDPRDFTLLPFGGAGGLHACALAEMLGMRRILIPSHPGLLSAVGLVLSDAIRDYSRSILRPGDIGRGELEELYLPLIRQATDEMAAEGIEGDALHLEQSVDMRYRGQSFELTVPLSTAFHRTFHDRYEQLYGYRDENRELELVTLRLRAIGRGPRPDLTLGLCTAGEVRPAAVESLVIDGEERRCPIYERAELPCGSRFSGPALVVEETATHLIGIGWQVRVDQRGNLLLERCGE, from the coding sequence ATGACCCAGCAACCACCTCTGCGACTCATCGGAGCCGATACCGGCGGAACCTTTACCGACCTGGTTCTGGTGGACGGCGAAACGGTGCGCACCCATAAGCTGCCGTCCACTCCTGACGATCCCTCCCGGGCGGTGCTGCAGGGTCTTCTCCATCTGCTGGGGCAAAAAGGGGCACTTGTCTTTCATGGATCGACGGTGGCCACCAACGCCCTGCTCGAAGGCAAAGGCGCCGAGGTGGCCCTGGTGATCACAGCGGGTTTTCGAGATCTGCTCCAGATCGGGCGCCAGAACCGGCCCGATCTTTACGCCCTGCATCCCCGCCGCCGGCAGGTTCTGGTCCCTTCGGCACGGGTAGTGGAGGTTCAGGAGCGGGTGCTGGCGGACGGAACCGTGGAGCTCCCTCTGGAGGAAGCTGAAGTGGCGCGTGTGGTGGAGCAGATTCGAAAGACAGGGTGCCGCTCGGTGGCCCTGTGTCTGCTGCACGCCTATGCCAACGGCGCCCACGAAATGCGCCTGCAGCAAGCCCTGGAGACGGCCGGATGCCAGGTGTCCGCTTCCCACAAGGTGCTGCCGGAGTACCGGGAATTCGAACGGGCTTCGACCACGGCCGTCAATGCCGCGGTGTCGCCGGTCATGTCCCGTTATCTCGACAAGCTGCTTGCCGGTCTCGAGCAAAGACCCTTACGCATCATGCAGAGCAACGGCGGCGCCATCATGGCCGGCACTGCGGGGAGCGAGGCGGTTCGCACGATCCTGTCCGGGCCGGCCGGAGGGATGGTGGGGGCTTTCGCCACGGCCCGGGCGGCCGGCTGCGACCGCATCATCACCTTCGACATGGGCGGCACCAGCACCGATGTCGGACTCTGCGACAGTGACATCCCCCTGACCTCGGAGACCGTGATCGCCGGCTGGCCGGTCAAAGTGCCGATGATCGATATCCACACTGTTGGTGCCGGAGGCGGTTCCATCGCCCGGATCGATGCCGGCGGAGCGCTGCGGGTGGGGCCGGAAAGCGCGGGCGCCGACCCGGGGCCGGTGTGCTATGGGAGAGGTTGCGAAGTGACGGTGACCGATGCCAACCTCTATCTCGGGCGCCTGAGGGCCGACCGGTTTCTTGGCGGACGCATGCCTCTGGATGGGGAAAGCTGCCGGGCAGCCCTGGAAAAACTGGCTGCGGAAGCAGGATTGGTCCCCCGGCGGCTTGCCGAAGGGATCATCGAGGTGGCCGAAGCGGCCATGGCCGGGGCTCTGCGGGTGGTGTCCGTGGCCAGGGGTCACGATCCCCGCGATTTCACCCTGTTGCCTTTCGGCGGCGCCGGGGGCCTGCATGCCTGCGCCCTGGCCGAAATGCTGGGAATGCGGCGCATTCTGATCCCCTCTCATCCCGGACTGCTTTCGGCCGTAGGCCTGGTGCTATCCGATGCGATTCGTGATTACTCCCGCTCCATTCTGAGGCCGGGGGACATCGGCCGGGGGGAGCTTGAGGAGCTCTATCTCCCACTTATCCGACAGGCGACGGACGAAATGGCCGCCGAGGGGATCGAGGGGGATGCTCTGCATCTGGAGCAGTCCGTCGACATGCGCTACCGGGGACAGTCCTTCGAGTTGACGGTACCACTCTCGACCGCGTTTCACCGCACCTTTCACGACCGGTATGAGCAGCTGTACGGATATCGCGACGAAAACCGGGAACTGGAACTTGTAACCCTGCGGCTGCGCGCCATCGGCCGTGGCCCGCGGCCCGATCTGACCCTGGGTCTCTGCACCGCCGGCGAGGTGAGGCCGGCGGCCGTCGAATCTCTGGTGATCGACGGCGAGGAGCGGCGCTGCCCGATTTACGAACGGGCCGAACTCCCCTGCGGGTCGAGGTTTTCCGGACCGGCGCTGGTGGTGGAAGAGACCGCAACCCATCTCATCGGCATCGGCTGGCAGGTGCGGGTGGATCAGCGGGGCAACCTGCTGCTGGAAAGGTGCGGGGAATGA
- a CDS encoding cob(I)yrinic acid a,c-diamide adenosyltransferase, whose protein sequence is MAKKAQVTEASKPIRVDRLHPEKPRGLIVVITGNGKGKTTSALGMAVRACGHGLRTCIVQFMKGDLYAGEWDGVRQLDKVELISTGKGFCGIQGNPYPFEEHRANAQEAIRLVKEKMASGNFDILILDEINNALKLKLVDPEQVLEILQDKPPLMHLILTGRDAHPRVIELADTVSEVREIKHAYRKDIEPQPGIDY, encoded by the coding sequence ATGGCAAAAAAGGCGCAGGTGACAGAGGCTTCAAAGCCGATCAGAGTCGACCGGCTGCATCCCGAAAAGCCCCGGGGTCTGATCGTGGTCATCACCGGAAACGGCAAGGGAAAAACCACTTCGGCACTCGGAATGGCCGTCCGTGCCTGCGGACACGGTTTGAGGACGTGTATTGTGCAGTTCATGAAGGGTGACCTGTATGCCGGAGAATGGGACGGTGTCAGACAGCTCGATAAGGTTGAGCTGATCTCGACCGGCAAGGGCTTCTGCGGCATTCAGGGCAACCCCTATCCTTTTGAGGAGCACCGGGCCAATGCGCAGGAGGCGATACGGCTGGTGAAGGAGAAGATGGCGTCGGGGAATTTTGACATTCTGATCCTGGACGAAATCAACAACGCTCTGAAGCTCAAACTGGTCGATCCCGAACAGGTTCTCGAGATTCTGCAGGACAAGCCTCCCCTGATGCACCTGATTCTCACCGGACGGGATGCCCACCCTCGGGTCATCGAACTGGCGGATACGGTCAGCGAGGTTCGGGAGATCAAACATGCCTATCGCAAGGATATCGAACCCCAACCGGGGATCGATTACTGA